The sequence ATGACTCTTGAATTTCAATCAATTTCTAAAGTTGGGCAATTACTGCTCGGCAGTCCATTCAGTGGCCACATCGACGATGTTTTCGTCCTCGattcgaaaaatgaaaatccattCAGTGGAAGGATCTACATCCGACACGGTGCCAACCTGGTTGCCTTTAACGTGTCGTATATTAACAGCTCAAGCAATTTGAAGCGACTGTGGAATCAACGAGTGTTTAACAATGCCCAGCAGATCTCCTACCCATTGCGAGCCTATCCATGGCTTGTTACTAATATGCTGCTTGATGACGGCAGTGATGGGATCATCCTTCGTAACGAGGATGGAATAGGTTTCTATCGTTTCGATCAAACCAATACAAACAAATCCGAAGAAAAGCTTCAAACTATGACACGTGACACCAACTTCCGTGATCTTTATGGATGGGGAAAAGTCCATCAGTCCGTTGTCCTCATTGGCCGATTCTATCACGACACGCGGTTAGTTGGAATCATGAGCCGGATGAACGACAAATCCGGCCAGGTTCTTGAATTTTACGCAGCTGCCAAGGACCGACTTCAATCTGGCCAGCCGTATCCGCTCCTTCCATTGCGAGAAAGCACGGCATTGACTGCAGTCTCCAAAATATCCAAAGCAACCGATTTTTATGTGGCAGACATCCAACGGAACGGACAGGACAGCATCATCGTACGGAAAGAAACTCAATTAGAGATGTATCAGTTTGACGACAGATACGAACTTCAACAGATGGCCAAGGTATCACTGGTGGATAGTTCGGCCGGATTAAATGAACGATTTTTCTTCGTCAACTTGACCGGACAACCTTTTCAAGACGTAGCCCACTTTACTCCACATGGATTATTCGTCTACCAACTGAAAACTCCCAATGTAACAGGAATTTCCATGAAAGAATACAGCCTCATTCACTACAGCGCTGCATTTTCTGAGACGAATGGATGGATGCAAGAATACGATCAATCCATCCACTTAGTTGATGTGAATGGTGACGGCCAAGATGACTTGCTCTTCACCGGCCCAAAGGGACTTGCAGTACTTGAATTCAATGCGGATGAATTCTTCTGGAATACTCTGTTACATCCCTCATCGTTCAGTGACGTCACACAACGTTATGCTATCGTAGTCGGTGCTACGAAGGCCGTAAAGTTGCCAAGCGGACACAAGGAATCGTTTCTATTGACGCTGGAtgaggaaagaaaactttatTTGAGCCGACTGTCAATTAAACTTGCAAATAAATTACCAAAGAAATTGGCCGTTGTCCAAACAACTACTCCCACTATTCCAGTTACTACACGTCATTCAACTGTAAAAGTTCCACTGCAGGTGAAACGTTTCATTCCAGTATCTGAAAGGCCAATCCTCAGATGGAGAGAACAGCACGCTGAGCCGATTTCCTCAACGAATGTAGTAGATCCGGTAAGCGGTGCCATCTATTTTGAACTGCCTATATTCAAATCAACCAGATATTACGATCCTCTTCCTCATTCAATTTCCCTTTCGTATCACAGCCAAAACGCCATGTTTTCTGATATTGCTGGATTAGGCTGGACGTTTGAACTTCCGGATAATTACATTTCAGTCGATTACAACAATAGCATTTTCATCGAGGACTGGACATTTTCCGTATCGGTAGATGGCGTTTTCTTTCAACTCACAACAGCTTCTACTGCAGAccatgttcttttctttcggcAACATACACTCAAGTGGGATGTTGAATTCCATCAAGAAAAACAGCGCTGGATCATTCAAACAGAAACGGAAACATTTACCTACGGATCGGAAAATTCAGTGCAAGCTATTCGCTGGAACCTCCATTGGCCTCATTGGCGAGGGTTGGGCCACGATGTCAATTCGCTGAAAAGAGTTCCAGTTGCCTGGTATTTAATCCAACGGCGCGTGAAAGCTACAGGAAAACTAATTATTTATCGTTACGACATTGATACcatcgaagaaaagaataCCCTTCATAAATATCGTTGGACGTCCGCCATCCGGTTGAAAAAAATCGAGTCTTCGACAACCATCACATTCGATTACACCGTCAAACTCCAAGAAGAATATCAATCATTTAATCTGCAAACAAATCAGAGTAGTTTATTATTCTTTCCGGTACCTTTAAGAGAGTCCCATTACCTGACGGGCTGCCAAATAACGACAGAACACTACAAGCAAAGCCTGCAATTCGTTTACGAAACGGACAAGAAAAGTCGGCGGTTGTTGAAAGCCATCGAGCAGCCAATAACTGCAGACAACCGCGAATCCATCTTCCAATTCAAATACCATGACTCTGAGATGTTACTGAATGAAATCCAAATGGCCAATGGATTAAAATTACACGTCGAATACACCAAAATAAATCCCGTCGTTCTGCCGGATCTTTACTCGTCTGTATCACATCCTGTTGATGAACAACCGGCCATTGCCTACAGTCGGGACTACGCAATTATGACTTTCCGACAACGTCAATTAGCCGAGAAAATTCAGTTAAAGATTCTCGACATCCATAATTTTGCAACGCTGGCAGAATTAACAGCTTTGCCGGCAAACGTGGAAGGCCAAGTTCTTTCCTACGACGTTCGCGCTTACACAAATTTCTGCCTTCTCCTTctaaaaacgaatgaaaaacagaaactgTGTTTATTTCATCGAACCATTCGTGATGGAATATCAAAATGGAACAAGGATTCTACTTGCTTTCGGTTTGGCAACGATGCGTTGATGCAATCCAGTGAAGTCGGAGTAGTTTTACTTGAGGACACATCAGACGTTATTAAAATATTAGAGTTCGACAAAGATCTTTCCCTATGGAACGAGCATCGATTGAAATTACCATCCAGCCACGTCCTCCGACTTGAAATGTTCAATCACATGGTGGTCGGCTATGACGACAAGCAGCTTTTCATCTGCCACCGGCAAAGGTCTACTGGGCAATGGCAGATCCGTAATATTCAGCAATTGGATGGCCTATTTAATGGCGGATCGTCCATTGTTAAAAAGTTCCGTTTGCCATCGgacgacgaaaaaaaattaatagaaACTCTTAAAGAAGATGTACTGCAAATATCCAGCAACACGATCGCCATTACTTCGTTGCACCTCAAGGACAGGCAGCAACTGCTTTTGAAAATGCGTCTTTACCTGCTGGATGCTCATTTTAACGTGGTGCGTCGACGAGAATTCACAGTGCAGGGTGAACGCATTTTGGAGGTGAGGCAGCGTGTAGAACACGAAGGAACAGAATACCAATTGGCCTACCAGTTGATGAAAGAGGATTTCTTCCGCCCGAGAATCGTTAACGTGTCCGGTAAATGGGTTGAAGAAAAGCATTCAAAGATGGAACAAGAACAGAATAGAAATTTCAACATACTGGAAAgcgaatggaagaaaaatgtcaCTCTTCGGAGAGATACAGAATTCAAAGCTTACGACAACGCAATGCTGGACCAGTATGGCGAATGGAAAAGGATGGCCAGTGGCGAAACGTCCAACATTGCCAACGAGCAGACGAGTGAAGAACAGCCAACGTGTGATGACGTTTCGTATAGACCGTGCAACCGCTATTGCCACGAGATGGAAGCactgtttgaaaataaaaggacgACGTTAGATGATGCGGCAAGGATTAGAAAGAATTGGAACGCATGTTACGCCGAAAACTGGAAAAAGCAATGGCGAAAAAACATGACCATAATAAGTGAGCAATCCTTCTATGATCCAAtggaaaaactaaaacaaCACATGCAAGAACTGAAAATCGAGTGGAAGAATAAAGGAATAGATATTGGCAGTAGTCACAAAGAATCGCAAGACATGTTAGCCAATCTCAATGCTAATGaggaatttcaaaaattattcgACAACTCGTTTTTAATGAACTGGCCACTCCATCGAGTACAGATGACTCCGCAAGGGCTTCGGACCGGAAACGGAACGTTCATTCAGATGATGGGTAACGATTGGCAACTGCAGGACCCCgacatgaaagaaaatgagccATCATCTGTCAGCCTTGGTAATTCATTCGTCTTGGAAGAAATGCTAGTCAATAATCAAACAGAAACGCGACATTGGACGCTGTACGCGCAAGATACCGTTGTACCTAATCGCAAGATCGGGCCGCCATTACATCAGTTGCAATGCAGTTTACCTTATAGAATTATTAATAGCTATCCAGCGTATTTGGCTTACCAAAATCCACACAACACCACGATAGTCGTTTCATTTGCCGATAACGGCAAGGTGCTGGGTAGCGTCCACACTTTGCCCGACGAACAGCTGATGCCAGACAGCAGCTCGTACGACTGGGTGACGACATTGGCGAGTAAAGATGGATCACATCCGGAGAAAATGCAGTTGTTGAGGCGATCATTGCGTTCCATCAGCAAAAGCTTTGCCCAGAAAACGAGTGCCGTTAAACGCATAAAAACGAGCAACAGCGATGCCAGTTTACACCGTTCTACCGGCTACGAGTGGAACAACAATGTCAAAGGTAACGTGACTCTTACCATCATCCCCGGAAATGATATAACATTGGCCGGATGGATAAGACAAGTATGGACGTACGAAGAAAAGCCTTCCGGTGGATGGACTCGAACTGCATCAGAAATGTTTGACGCTAGCGGTCACTcggtacaaaaaacaaatgaaaatgaggaCGACATTAACAACCCACGCGAGAACGACAGCATCTTATGGGATGCCAACAGGCAAAGAATCATTAGCGATTTCTCACCTTTCAGTTTAGGTGACCAGATGGTTTCGTATTACGGATTTGAACGGTACGAAGTCAACAACTCGAGTTCGCCCATCCGCTGGCGATTTAAAGAATCCAACGTCGTTGAGGGCGGTTTCTCTCTGACCGGTAACCGCCACTTGCGACTAAAATCGAATAACCAACAATCAACATTGGAAGGTACTTTTATTCCGACTGAACAGAACATTGATTACGTGGCTTCTTGCTGGATACGGGCATCTGATGGCGTTCGTTCCTTGGCCAGCACAATTGAAATAGATCAGGCCACAAATTATCTCAAAGCCATCGTCATGGCCAATAAAACCGAGTTGTTTGGCTTGTTGGCCCGGATTATGCGCACTTCAGGTGATTGGATCTACGTAGAAGTGCTGATCAATTTTGATACAATAATGCAACTGTACGACGAAGGTCTGCCGACACTGAAAGGAgacgacaaacaaaagaagacagTACCTCAATTTTCCATCAAATTGATAGTTGCACCCCAGCTACAAGACGGGCAGACAGTCGTTCTGGATGTGGACCACATCCGATTCACCCCAATGGCACACGACTTGAAGGCGACCGTCTACGATGTGGACAACGGTCAACCTATTTCCATAATTGACTCCATTGGTTCCATTAGCCGAACTGTTTATTACCGCGATCGGGAAATGGCCGTGATTGACGACGTCACTGCAATTGACGGACAGCACAAATTAGGGCAAGTTGCAACGTCCAGCGTCACCGGCCATTTGCTTCCAACACCGAAAGGCTTACCTTCTCACCTTCAAAATCAACCACCATGTCGAATTGTTTTCCGCCCGGAAAACGGCGGATTGTATGAAACTTTCGACGCTTACGCATGGCACAAACGCTGGACTAGTCCAGCTTCCGAATCACGAACCGCAGCATGGACGGTCGCCCCCGGCCGTTTGTTGCACAACCAGCCACAATCTCATCAACTTGTCAGTACAGATCTTTCGGCCCTGTTTGGAACAGAAGAATCATCTTCAGCAGCCATTCGCTGCTATTATTCGTTGCTGTCTTCCAACGCATCCGTAACTTGGAAATTGCCTATGGGGCACGTTCAATTGTCCCGAAAATCGAACGAAATGCACAGCACATTGACTTTCACTACAACGCACAAACAAAACTTGCACAATGTGACCAACTTACCCAACAATGGCGAATTGATTGTGTTGATGGAAGGCAGACGATTGTTCATTTGGATCGACAGCGTCCTGCTCATGGACGACGTCATTTCAGTCAAAAGCGCATTAACGTCGTTGATTTTCGAGGCTAAAGGCAACAGTTTCATCGAAGATTGCATCTTCATGGGAAATCCACGAACAGAAATGGAATATCTAAACGAATGGGGAGAAAGGATGCAGACAATCAAGTTGGAATCAGATACATCCGTTCTGGTTTCTCATACCCTTTACGACGCGTTGGGTCGGCCAGCAATCACCACCAAAGTAACGAGAATCACGTCGGATGATCAACGTCCATTGCTGTCGTACAACAGAGATTTCATCCGTGGGCCTATCGATCCATCCGATCGACTCTCAGTTTGGCAGACGCATCGACTTGGCGGCGAAGTGGATCGTTTGAATGCTCCAGACAGAGGGGTTCCTTACTTTCGCGTAGCATACGACGTCAATCCGCTGAACGAGAAGGTCATCGAAGGACTACCCGGCCCCGAATTCACCGTCAACGGTCCATTCGCTAAGAAATCGCGGACGTGGTACAGCGCCAAAGACAACGAAATCAACGTcgtagaaaaccatttcccaACGCGTCGAGGATTCCGACACAAGGTCGAAGAATTGGCAAACGGGACAAGAAAAGTGGCCGTCCTCGATGAAAACGACAACAGAGTGGCATTATACGTTTACGTTCCTGGCTACGATCATTTGTTAAGTACCTACGAATATGATTCCAAGAAACGGCTCATCAAAATCCTTCCGCCCCTTTACCACTCCCATGTAAACACATTCACGAACGCCAGTCCGTTGTTGCCGACGACACGGCCGAACGCAAACGAGATTCGCTGGCAGCAAACATTCGGTACATTCACGAGCTACGACGATGAAACAGATCGGCTCATCCGCAAAACAAGTCCCGATGCCGGAACGTTCGATTATTATTACAATCGAGCCGGGCAAATTCGTCTGGAGGTGCACTCCAGCTCGAACGGAACTGATACTATCGACAGCGTCGTTTTTTACGAGTACGGCGTCGACAGTGGAACTGTCACTCGCACCGGATATCTGCAACAAATGCCCATGTCACGagaacaatttcaaaaatcattaGCAAACGGAACATTGCCGAATGCAAAATCCTACCAGTTCATTGACAGAACAGAGGTGGACCAACGCCATTACGATCCGTCGCTGTCCAAGGGTGAACGCAACGCTACATTCGTGACGCAAAATACCAACTATAGCGTCGTGGAAGAAATGCGCTGGGACGGCCAAGATCATCTGGTggaattgaaacaaatttttcccGACAAGAGTCCCGACTGGCAAATTCGCAAAACATATGATTCACACACCAATCGTTTGCAATCAATCGAGTACCCAATAGAAAATGGCGAGCCTATTCGATTGGAACATCGTTACAATAAACTTGGACAGATAATTGAATTGACGATAGACGGCCAAAAAGACGCCATCGTTCGCTTCAGCTACCACGCGAGTGGTCAGTTGGCCAGCGAGTCTATCCAGCCCGGAAGCCATGGAGAATTCAACCGGACATTTCACTACAATTCCCCCGGCTATTTAGAGTGCATATCCGACCCTTACTTGACGGAATTGATATCTTACACGGAAGATGGTTACGGGCTAAGTGGATACGGCGATGGCATTGTCATGAAAACGATGTTTAATGCGACGTGGGCACCTAACGCTGATTGGAGGTGGTTTCAGGTTGCAGATGGCTCGAAATTTGGGTTGGAATCGAAATCATCCGCCCAGCTTTGCTTCAACGCTCTTAAGCGTAACGGGTACATGACAAAGACTGGCCGGCCACTCAAAGATTACTATTACCCTTTCAGCGCCGACGGCCAGGGTAAGAACTGGATGCCTTTAGTGTGCGGAGGACGAAACGGCCAACAGATAGCCAAAGTCTTGGCCCAAAAGCGAATGCCGCGAATTTATGGACACCGTTACGCTTACGGCCATCACCAGGAACTCGTTAAAGCCAAATATTTCACGGACGAAACGGAAAGTATGGCCATACCGTTCCATCCGGATTCTCTGGCAACGCAAACTGCTCTGAATAAACAACAGTCGAGGGACATTTGGAAGAAACTAGATGCCGCTGGATTCATCCTCGCTGACGAAAGCAATTCCGACTGGTTGGCAGCAATTGCCAACCCGGCAAAATCGCTGGTGCGGAGTGGCCATTTGGAATCCGGTCTACAAGCGATCGCAACTGTTCAGGACGACGTGACACTCTACACATATCACATCGAGAAATTGATCCTGCACCTGATTGGTCAACGAAAACATAAATTAATCGATTACGAacagtttcaaaaaatgttttttcaaTGGAAAGGTATCGAAGATGGATTACCACTCGTTAATAAAGACAACTCCAAGCGAGTGGTTGCCAAAGTCCATCATTTGCTCAgcaaaagtaaaaacaattCGGATTGGTTGAATCCAAAATTGACGGACATTTTCCGTCCAGCTCACTATTCTCCATTTTTATCCGATTTCATCCGCATCGTGGGTCAACGTTTCACCTACGGGTTGGGCCAACATCCGTTCGATGTCGCCTCGTACGAAATCGATGCCAACGGCAACCACCGTAAATTTTACACGGGTTTTCATCGATACGAATTTTCTTACGACGATAAACGCGTCAATCAAATTCGTTCCGTCAAAGTGGACGAGCTCGGTCAactagaaaaagagaaagaaaagcaaatgatTCACGACAGTCAGGGCAACGTCATCCAAGCCCTTCACAAGGGCATCCAGCGGATAGAATATAATGTGGCATCCAAGCGCACGACAGCCATTTACTTAACAGACGGCCGTACAGTCCGCTTCGCCTATGACGCACATGGAGAAAGGACACTGAAGCAAGTATTGGCAAAAGACGGGCAAGTAATGACGGAAGTGCATTACTTACGCGACGAAGACGGGCGTGTTGTGTTCGATCGGCGCACTACGCATTCGCCAGTGATGGATTTGCTTCCTGAACTCGGAGACGCCGCATCCATGGCAGTGACCACGGCTTACATTTACGGGCCTCGCGGACTCGTCGGTTTCTTCCGCAACGGCATCTTCCACAGCGTGTGGTCCGATCATTCCGGTTCAATCCGCCTTGTCCTAAGAGATGGCCAAGTTGTCTCCGCTTACGATTACCTTCCTTACGGACAATTGATGCGCGTCTACGGAAGcgatccagcagcagcaatagcCTATCGCTACACTGGCCAAGAATGGGACGAAGAGACGGGCCTTTACAATTTCCACGCACGTCTCTACGACCCGGACATTGGCCGCTTCTATCAACCGGATGCCCGTTCACAATACTTTAGCCCGTACAAGTACGCGGGTAACTCACCCATTTCGCTAGTCGATCCCGACGGAGAATTCAGCTTCCTCGTGCCATTGGTCTTGGCGGTAAGCGGGGCATACTTGAACGGCGCCACCATTAACAACAACTGGAATCCGGCCAAATGGAACTACAAGAGCAGCGCGACTTGGGTGGGCATCATAAGTGGTGGCATAGCTGGCGGACTCGCTCACATTACGGCAGGAGCCACTGTTGCAGCCATAGGACTTCGGGCAATCATAGCGGCCGGTAGCTCATCGGCTTACATCTCGGCAGCTGCGTCTAATAACCAATGGGATCCAACAAAGTGGGACTTCACCAGTCCGGGTACCTACAACGGGCTTTTCATGGGAGCCAGTACTGCATTCGGCATCGCTTCGGGGGC comes from Daphnia carinata strain CSIRO-1 chromosome 2, CSIRO_AGI_Dcar_HiC_V3, whole genome shotgun sequence and encodes:
- the LOC130686143 gene encoding uncharacterized protein LOC130686143; its protein translation is MTLEFQSISKVGQLLLGSPFSGHIDDVFVLDSKNENPFSGRIYIRHGANLVAFNVSYINSSSNLKRLWNQRVFNNAQQISYPLRAYPWLVTNMLLDDGSDGIILRNEDGIGFYRFDQTNTNKSEEKLQTMTRDTNFRDLYGWGKVHQSVVLIGRFYHDTRLVGIMSRMNDKSGQVLEFYAAAKDRLQSGQPYPLLPLRESTALTAVSKISKATDFYVADIQRNGQDSIIVRKETQLEMYQFDDRYELQQMAKVSLVDSSAGLNERFFFVNLTGQPFQDVAHFTPHGLFVYQLKTPNVTGISMKEYSLIHYSAAFSETNGWMQEYDQSIHLVDVNGDGQDDLLFTGPKGLAVLEFNADEFFWNTLLHPSSFSDVTQRYAIVVGATKAVKLPSGHKESFLLTLDEERKLYLSRLSIKLANKLPKKLAVVQTTTPTIPVTTRHSTVKVPLQVKRFIPVSERPILRWREQHAEPISSTNVVDPVSGAIYFELPIFKSTRYYDPLPHSISLSYHSQNAMFSDIAGLGWTFELPDNYISVDYNNSIFIEDWTFSVSVDGVFFQLTTASTADHVLFFRQHTLKWDVEFHQEKQRWIIQTETETFTYGSENSVQAIRWNLHWPHWRGLGHDVNSLKRVPVAWYLIQRRVKATGKLIIYRYDIDTIEEKNTLHKYRWTSAIRLKKIESSTTITFDYTVKLQEEYQSFNLQTNQSSLLFFPVPLRESHYLTGCQITTEHYKQSLQFVYETDKKSRRLLKAIEQPITADNRESIFQFKYHDSEMLLNEIQMANGLKLHVEYTKINPVVLPDLYSSVSHPVDEQPAIAYSRDYAIMTFRQRQLAEKIQLKILDIHNFATLAELTALPANVEGQVLSYDVRAYTNFCLLLLKTNEKQKLCLFHRTIRDGISKWNKDSTCFRFGNDALMQSSEVGVVLLEDTSDVIKILEFDKDLSLWNEHRLKLPSSHVLRLEMFNHMVVGYDDKQLFICHRQRSTGQWQIRNIQQLDGLFNGGSSIVKKFRLPSDDEKKLIETLKEDVLQISSNTIAITSLHLKDRQQLLLKMRLYLLDAHFNVVRRREFTVQGERILEVRQRVEHEGTEYQLAYQLMKEDFFRPRIVNVSGKWVEEKHSKMEQEQNRNFNILESEWKKNVTLRRDTEFKAYDNAMLDQYGEWKRMASGETSNIANEQTSEEQPTCDDVSYRPCNRYCHEMEALFENKRTTLDDAARIRKNWNACYAENWKKQWRKNMTIISEQSFYDPMEKLKQHMQELKIEWKNKGIDIGSSHKESQDMLANLNANEEFQKLFDNSFLMNWPLHRVQMTPQGLRTGNGTFIQMMGNDWQLQDPDMKENEPSSVSLGNSFVLEEMLVNNQTETRHWTLYAQDTVVPNRKIGPPLHQLQCSLPYRIINSYPAYLAYQNPHNTTIVVSFADNGKVLGSVHTLPDEQLMPDSSSYDWVTTLASKDGSHPEKMQLLRRSLRSISKSFAQKTSAVKRIKTSNSDASLHRSTGYEWNNNVKGNVTLTIIPGNDITLAGWIRQVWTYEEKPSGGWTRTASEMFDASGHSVQKTNENEDDINNPRENDSILWDANRQRIISDFSPFSLGDQMVSYYGFERYEVNNSSSPIRWRFKESNVVEGGFSLTGNRHLRLKSNNQQSTLEGTFIPTEQNIDYVASCWIRASDGVRSLASTIEIDQATNYLKAIVMANKTELFGLLARIMRTSGDWIYVEVLINFDTIMQLYDEGLPTLKGDDKQKKTVPQFSIKLIVAPQLQDGQTVVLDVDHIRFTPMAHDLKATVYDVDNGQPISIIDSIGSISRTVYYRDREMAVIDDVTAIDGQHKLGQVATSSVTGHLLPTPKGLPSHLQNQPPCRIVFRPENGGLYETFDAYAWHKRWTSPASESRTAAWTVAPGRLLHNQPQSHQLVSTDLSALFGTEESSSAAIRCYYSLLSSNASVTWKLPMGHVQLSRKSNEMHSTLTFTTTHKQNLHNVTNLPNNGELIVLMEGRRLFIWIDSVLLMDDVISVKSALTSLIFEAKGNSFIEDCIFMGNPRTEMEYLNEWGERMQTIKLESDTSVLVSHTLYDALGRPAITTKVTRITSDDQRPLLSYNRDFIRGPIDPSDRLSVWQTHRLGGEVDRLNAPDRGVPYFRVAYDVNPLNEKVIEGLPGPEFTVNGPFAKKSRTWYSAKDNEINVVENHFPTRRGFRHKVEELANGTRKVAVLDENDNRVALYVYVPGYDHLLSTYEYDSKKRLIKILPPLYHSHVNTFTNASPLLPTTRPNANEIRWQQTFGTFTSYDDETDRLIRKTSPDAGTFDYYYNRAGQIRLEVHSSSNGTDTIDSVVFYEYGVDSGTVTRTGYLQQMPMSREQFQKSLANGTLPNAKSYQFIDRTEVDQRHYDPSLSKGERNATFVTQNTNYSVVEEMRWDGQDHLVELKQIFPDKSPDWQIRKTYDSHTNRLQSIEYPIENGEPIRLEHRYNKLGQIIELTIDGQKDAIVRFSYHASGQLASESIQPGSHGEFNRTFHYNSPGYLECISDPYLTELISYTEDGYGLSGYGDGIVMKTMFNATWAPNADWRWFQVADGSKFGLESKSSAQLCFNALKRNGYMTKTGRPLKDYYYPFSADGQGKNWMPLVCGGRNGQQIAKVLAQKRMPRIYGHRYAYGHHQELVKAKYFTDETESMAIPFHPDSLATQTALNKQQSRDIWKKLDAAGFILADESNSDWLAAIANPAKSLVRSGHLESGLQAIATVQDDVTLYTYHIEKLILHLIGQRKHKLIDYEQFQKMFFQWKGIEDGLPLVNKDNSKRVVAKVHHLLSKSKNNSDWLNPKLTDIFRPAHYSPFLSDFIRIVGQRFTYGLGQHPFDVASYEIDANGNHRKFYTGFHRYEFSYDDKRVNQIRSVKVDELGQLEKEKEKQMIHDSQGNVIQALHKGIQRIEYNVASKRTTAIYLTDGRTVRFAYDAHGERTLKQVLAKDGQVMTEVHYLRDEDGRVVFDRRTTHSPVMDLLPELGDAASMAVTTAYIYGPRGLVGFFRNGIFHSVWSDHSGSIRLVLRDGQVVSAYDYLPYGQLMRVYGSDPAAAIAYRYTGQEWDEETGLYNFHARLYDPDIGRFYQPDARSQYFSPYKYAGNSPISLVDPDGEFSFLVPLVLAVSGAYLNGATINNNWNPAKWNYKSSATWVGIISGGIAGGLAHITAGATVAAIGLRAIIAAGSSSAYISAAASNNQWDPTKWDFTSPGTYNGLFMGASTAFGIASGASVAHQFANKFGTLEKSFILTATYGSAAGLAYGSGVLANDGQLNPFKWDLNNPTTWSAMLDGIDVGIGSPTDLSQISRGIYKLAQNSPKQLAAILPKLKDLHLKQLTPLFAKAATGPLGKGAAGALTAVFMTSLTNGNFDPSAWDGSSLSTYEGFLNGLTMGVSARNMLKAGIKRAGSHLETTGSKSTKLAEEKTHLAVQEAYDGIRPAKIRKWINTKLLELETLPKLLRDGGRFQFSAKHSDHTTMLKQAEMQLITNRLAEIEAPTNRKRKRQNQVFTDRAIGSMGCEVKRRKRDILTSMMKPILSLCQIRLPDREKQAKLIQDPAAFLKETAISTQSFSKPKPVNGYVVPKNGEKYNFQLVQALDGPGYHLKAQLPPSDDATAIQGYWLTTREEIDINVLHGPAFIFTAELQGCSIYVKYHNLVVNGKDEPRMTVFHHQRKHPSFIHLKDRVFVTQDGNVIPELIGAQQLFDVNGNAFNIVNNEIAPIQNIYRKDNSGDLKLVLEKMVEENIKLKKIEDHLAAKYDIAIRYEDYLGLPSNYESDMHVKGMGLMASTPILFRDAKDNQWYFISQKIWYQEWKPPTEPNCEKFRIYPEKFSENVKEFRNQAGAQFNAVEYVSQLNKNLKTNGVFIKKLIPKSEPQTRDRRSPRSPLMENTSHPFKCQREPVDIYHNETQSAFDPAKYGTSSAASRPGSWINLFSPSSGRQIIKSIASIIPINSIMEFFQIPRTPYLAGELDYQHAIDLPSKLDSDKIDYRDVTIGNCFTFSEDASVVCYGYTGKTLLFAQPAGSPLPLEHTEDTFGQCRPIEWYGKPSVTCRGGKTTFIHTPHQKTSAAVNLLNAVDGWLLLSYVVPGCYREVNKLISHVKHVWTGSAKVSIPIDNQCKELWHKQMQQVEHLLTKCEYHHVKWALPLIEETRQQIQTLTNTSKAKTMDDVRAARTMTERLKALIEDINEVIECGDEDDVFYDCVEECPAAEEPMFNESNNSAESISARLHHLTQRLKISA